Proteins from a genomic interval of Thamnophis elegans isolate rThaEle1 chromosome 2, rThaEle1.pri, whole genome shotgun sequence:
- the MFSD6L gene encoding major facilitator superfamily domain-containing protein 6-like → MQKKTRAKVGTQTASEAMSTNNQWDVNKALTLASLFHFLYGAGNACAIPFLTLYFRQLGLTAPLVGIIIGLKHLITSLWAPLCSYLSKTHNKRKVFISGSLFCSVGTGLLLTLIPPVNKDIIYKYCNMSQNPTKLTTTQVPDINMNHPSAMNGNSFADNKVWSTESLGMISKDQESRRKPTVMYTSFKMKSIKTPIINQGGNDVDIKPQQFIDASSGVTSGISGEAIVPAEQNLETTTVSVPLKETAGIMTIEENADKNDSRRNSNFKFYPIPLPVTEAPYVLKNLSGRRERAQDTSSQLLQGTEFLDSEHQVFLMVLGAVVLWELLAGPLEWMVDDSLYEYLDFVDAADRYENLWIWSYLGASLGVCSTAIFVDQLNCFLNTNIPRFAVHFYGYALFMTLTLLVSTFFPIYMSEKNEHVNKTVKALNLIGNDGRTILCAVTIFLTGAIGSTVQNFLFWQMQDQGSHELFMGLSVTIGLIAEILLYIYKSKLLKALSGGGTLALGLSCLAVQLLYYSFLWNSWAVLPIQVFCAFSNGALWWAVNLMTDDVATPGTERSLHLVLQGLSHGCGASLGSFAGGFVVNSFGLAMLYRACAITLILWLVLFLVVQSKLPRQKRINYSRLLAADSSDMSDSDYDEEKERDWLVKAMKDDNFAKHW, encoded by the coding sequence GGCAAAAGTGGGAACACAGACTGCTTCTGAAGCCATGAGTACAAATAACCAATGGGATGTAAACAAAGCACTTACACTTGCTagtcttttccattttctttatgGTGCCGGAAATGCTTGTGCAATCCCATTTTTAACTCTCTACTTTCGGCAGCTTGGGCTGACTGCACCTCTAGTAGGGATTATAATAGGACTCAAACATTTAATCACTTCTCTTTGGGCCCCACTATGTTCCTATCTATCAAAAACCCACAATAAAAGGAAAGTATTTATTAGTGGATCATTATTTTGCTCAGTTGGAACAGGTTTGCTACTTACACTCATTCCACCAGTGAATAAAGATATTATCTATAAATATTGCAACATGAGCCAGAATCCCACTAAACTGACTACAACGCAAGTGCCTGATATAAATATGAATCATCCGAgtgcaatgaatggaaactcttTTGCCGATAACAAAGTATGGTCTACAGAATCACTTGGAATGATCTCAAAGGACCAAGAGTCTAGGAGAAAACCAACAGTAATGTATACCTCATTCAAAATGAAAAGTATAAAAACTCCTATAATAAACCAAGGTGGCAATGATGTTGATATAAAGCCACAGCAATTCATAGATGCTTCTTCTGGTGTGACATCTGGTATTTCCGGGGAAGCTATTGTTCCAGCAGAGCAAAATTTGGAAACAACTACTGTAAGTGTACCTTTGAAAGAAACTGCTGGCATCATGACTATCGAAGAAAATGCTGACAAAAATGACTCAAGAAGAAATAGTAACTTCAAATTTTACCCAATCCCATTACCTGTTACAGAGGCACCTTATGTACTGAAAAATCTATCAGGGCGCAGGGAAAGAGCCCAAGATACAAGCTCTCAGTTACTTCAGGGTACTGAGTTCTTGGACAGTGAGCACCAGGTCTTCCTTATGGTGTTAGGTGCTGTTGTCCTTTGGGAGCTGCTCGCTGGACCACTTGAGTGGATGGTGGATGACAGTCTCTATGAATACCTTGACTTTGTGGATGCTGCTGACAGATATGAGAACCTTTGGATCTGGAGCTACCTAGGAGCATCTCTGGGTGTCTGCAGCACTGCAATATTTGTGGATCAATTGAATTGCTTTTTGAACACTAATATTCCACGTTTTGCAGTGCATTTTTATGGCTATGCCTTGTTCATGACACTGACATTACTGGTCAGTACCTTCTTTCCCATTTACAtgtcagaaaaaaatgaacatgtcAATAAAACAGTCAAAGCTTTGAACCTCATTGGAAATGACGGTCGAACCATCCTGTGTGCTGTCACCATCTTCCTCACAGGAGCTATTGGGTCAACTGTGCAGAACTTTCTTTTCTGGCAAATGCAAGATCAAGGCAGTCATGAATTATTCATGGGTCTCTCGGTGACTATTGGACTGATTGCTGAAATCCTGCTCTATATCTACAAAAGCAAACTGCTAAAGGCTCTCTCTGGTGGTGGCACACTTGCCTTGGGACTAAGTTGCCTGGCAGTACAACTGCTCTACTATTCTTTCCTCTGGAATTCCTGGGCCGTGCTGCCAATCCAGGTCTTCTGCGCCTTCAGCAATGGTGCATTATGGTGGGCAGTGAATTTGATGACAGACGACGTTGCCACTCCTGGTACAGAAAGGTCTCTGCACTTGGTCCTTCAAGGCCTTTCTCATGGATGTGGAGCCAGTTTAGGCAGCTTTGCAGGAGGTTTTGTTGTGAACAGCTTTGGTTTAGCAATGCTCTACAGAGCATGTGCCATTACCTTAATATTATGGCTAGTTTTGTTCTTGGTTGTTCAATCTAAATTACCACGACAGAAAAGGATTAATTATTCCCGTCTCTTAGCTGCAGATTCTAGTGATATGAGTGATTCTGATtatgatgaagaaaaagaaagggactgGCTTGTAAAAGCTATGAAAGATGACAACTTTGCTAAGCATTGGTAA